A genomic segment from Desulfurella amilsii encodes:
- a CDS encoding radical SAM/SPASM domain-containing protein, which yields MSIESLQLPESYFKSIEFTMQVGCGVGCSFCPQSIFVKNYKSDIKRFTLENFKKALNNIEGSSIKEIKFSGFSEPLENSQIYEFIIEAYKKNFHVELITTLKNFSKEGFEKIKDLPIKCHISIQPPNANNRKGLSDSEAWGNIEQLLFLKPKCNLIFGCLDTNLTIENKNNIKKLADKLNITVKYEKYTTRAGYMGSNHLASTHKKLLCKHNMGPVALPNGDLALCCMDFGLKHTIGNIFEQRYIDILNGDKLLNILKIMLGQKEGDILCQTCEYAKPIPNFISVRYYSSARGVFRNIRDSLVPKNSIMRKKLDKLFK from the coding sequence TTGTCGATAGAAAGTTTACAATTGCCTGAGTCTTACTTTAAAAGTATAGAATTTACAATGCAGGTAGGCTGTGGCGTAGGCTGTAGTTTTTGTCCACAGAGTATATTTGTAAAAAATTACAAATCAGATATTAAGCGCTTTACATTAGAAAACTTTAAAAAAGCCCTAAATAACATTGAAGGCTCTTCGATTAAAGAAATAAAGTTTAGTGGTTTTAGCGAGCCTTTAGAAAATAGCCAAATATATGAGTTTATCATTGAAGCGTACAAAAAAAACTTTCACGTAGAATTAATCACAACGCTAAAAAATTTTTCAAAAGAAGGATTCGAAAAAATTAAAGATTTGCCCATAAAATGCCATATAAGCATCCAGCCCCCAAACGCAAATAACAGAAAAGGTCTAAGCGACAGCGAAGCTTGGGGTAATATAGAGCAGCTATTATTTCTAAAGCCTAAGTGCAATTTAATTTTTGGCTGTCTGGACACTAATCTTACAATAGAAAACAAAAATAATATAAAAAAATTAGCAGACAAGCTTAATATCACGGTAAAATACGAAAAATACACAACAAGGGCAGGCTATATGGGCTCTAATCATCTTGCAAGTACTCATAAAAAACTCTTATGCAAGCATAACATGGGACCAGTAGCGCTGCCAAATGGTGATCTAGCTTTGTGTTGTATGGATTTTGGCCTAAAACATACAATTGGCAATATCTTTGAGCAGCGCTATATAGATATATTAAATGGCGATAAACTTTTAAATATTTTAAAAATCATGCTGGGGCAAAAAGAAGGCGATATTTTATGCCAAACCTGCGAGTATGCAAAGCCAATACCAAATTTTATAAGCGTACGCTATTATTCTAGCGCACGAGGAGTTTTTAGAAACATAAGAGATAGTTTGGTACCAAAAAACAGCATTATGAGGAAAAAACTCGATAAACTATTTAAATGA